One genomic segment of Erysipelotrichaceae bacterium 66202529 includes these proteins:
- a CDS encoding heavy metal-binding domain-containing protein, whose translation MILVNTDYITGKTLNMLGLVKGSTIQTKNIGKDISQGFKTLVGGELKAYNEMMNEARALATKRMVEEAEALGADAIVNIRYASSAIMGGAAEVIAYGTAVCFM comes from the coding sequence ATGATCTTAGTAAATACTGATTATATTACAGGAAAAACACTGAATATGCTGGGACTGGTAAAGGGCAGTACGATTCAGACAAAGAATATCGGAAAGGATATTTCTCAGGGCTTTAAGACACTGGTAGGCGGTGAGCTGAAGGCTTACAATGAAATGATGAACGAGGCGAGAGCACTGGCGACAAAGCGCATGGTGGAGGAGGCTGAGGCACTTGGTGCGGATGCTATCGTCAATATCCGATATGCTTCCAGTGCCATCATGGGTGGAGCAGCCGAGGTTATCGCCTATGGCACTGCCGTTTGCTTTATGTAA
- the tuf gene encoding elongation factor Tu, translating into MAKEKFDRSKTHVNIGTIGHVDHGKTTLTAAITNVLAKDGMAQAQAYDQIDGAPEEKERGITINTAHVEYQTEKRHYAHVDCPGHADYVKNMITGAAQMDGAILVVAASDGPMPQTREHILLARQVGVPYIVVFLNKCDMVDDEELVDLVEMEVRELLSEYGFDGDNAPVIRGSALKALEGDEKYVGAIKELMDAVDEFIPDPTRETDKPFLMSVEDVMTITGRGTVATGRVERGVVKLGEEVEIVGIKETQKTVVTGLEMFRKQLDFAESGDNIGALLRGINRDQIQRGQVLAKPGSVHPHTKFKAQVYVLTKEEGGRHTPFVSNYRPQFYFRTTDVTGVITLPEGTEMVMPGDNVEMNVELIAPIAIENNTKFSIREGGRTVGSGNVTEIIE; encoded by the coding sequence ATGGCAAAAGAAAAATTTGACCGTTCCAAAACACATGTTAACATTGGAACTATCGGACACGTTGACCACGGTAAAACTACGTTAACTGCTGCTATTACAAACGTACTTGCAAAAGACGGTATGGCACAGGCACAGGCTTACGACCAGATCGATGGTGCACCTGAAGAAAAAGAACGTGGAATTACAATCAACACTGCACACGTTGAATACCAGACTGAAAAGCGTCACTACGCACACGTTGACTGCCCAGGTCACGCTGACTACGTTAAGAACATGATCACTGGTGCTGCACAGATGGATGGTGCTATCCTGGTTGTTGCTGCATCTGATGGACCTATGCCTCAGACTCGTGAGCACATCCTGCTTGCTCGTCAGGTAGGTGTTCCTTACATCGTTGTATTCCTGAACAAATGCGACATGGTTGATGATGAAGAACTGGTTGACCTTGTTGAAATGGAAGTACGTGAGCTGTTAAGCGAGTACGGATTCGACGGAGACAATGCTCCAGTTATCCGTGGTTCTGCTCTGAAGGCTCTGGAAGGTGACGAAAAATACGTTGGCGCTATCAAAGAACTGATGGACGCTGTTGATGAATTCATCCCAGATCCAACTCGTGAAACTGACAAGCCATTCCTGATGTCTGTCGAAGACGTTATGACTATCACAGGTCGTGGTACAGTTGCTACAGGACGTGTTGAGCGTGGTGTAGTTAAACTGGGAGAAGAAGTTGAAATCGTTGGTATCAAGGAAACTCAGAAAACTGTTGTTACCGGACTGGAAATGTTCCGTAAACAGCTGGACTTCGCAGAATCCGGAGATAACATCGGTGCATTGCTGCGTGGTATCAACCGTGACCAGATCCAGCGTGGACAGGTTCTTGCTAAACCAGGATCCGTACACCCACACACAAAGTTCAAGGCTCAGGTTTATGTATTAACAAAAGAAGAAGGTGGACGTCACACTCCATTCGTTTCTAACTACCGTCCTCAGTTCTACTTCCGTACAACTGACGTAACTGGTGTTATTACATTACCAGAAGGAACTGAAATGGTTATGCCTGGTGACAACGTTGAAATGAACGTTGAACTGATCGCTCCAATCGCTATCGAGAACAATACAAAATTCTCTATCCGTGAAGGTGGACGTACAGTAGGTTCCGGAAACGTTACTGAAATCATCGAGTAA
- the fusA gene encoding elongation factor G: MPRQYSLENTRNIGIMAHIDAGKTTTTERILYYTGVNHKIGETHDGASTMDWMAQEQERGITITSAATTAAWKGTRINIIDTPGHVDFTVEVERSLRVLDGAVTVLDAKAGVEPQTETVWRQATTYGVPRIVFCNKMDATGADFLMSCKTIVDRLGAKSCPIQLPIGAESTFTGIVDIIERKSEIYTNDLGTDIQEGDVPEDLKDLCEEYRSKLIDYLADYDEDFMMQVLEGEEPSVEDIKRVLRIAVCAGDFFPVLCGSAYKNKGVQMVLDAVVDYLPSPLDVPAIKGTLEDGTEAERHSSDEEPFAALAFKIATDPFVGKLSFFRVYSGTATAGSYVLNSTKGKRERFGRIVQMHANARKEIDQVYAGDIAAAVGLKVTTTGDSLCAEDSPIILESMEFPEPVIELSLEPKTKADQDKMGLALAKLAEEDPTFKTYTDQETGQTIIAGVGELHLDIIVDRLRREFKVEANVGQPMVAYRETIRGTADCEGKYIKQSGGRGQYGHVWIKFEPQEEGKGFEFVDATVGGSVPREYIKPTEEGLRDALGNGIVAGYPVIDIKATLFDGSYHDVDSSEMAYKIAASMALKAAAKKCNPVILEPIMMVEVTAPNEYLGSVMGDVSSRRGAIVDQEERGNAIIVKAHIPLSEMFGYVTDLRSFTQGRGNYSMKFDHYAEVPKSIAEKIIKNNSSEN; this comes from the coding sequence ATGCCACGTCAGTATTCATTAGAAAACACACGTAACATTGGTATCATGGCTCATATCGATGCTGGTAAGACAACAACTACAGAGCGTATTCTGTACTATACAGGTGTTAACCACAAAATCGGAGAAACTCATGATGGAGCTTCTACGATGGACTGGATGGCACAGGAGCAGGAACGTGGTATTACCATCACATCTGCGGCAACAACTGCAGCATGGAAGGGTACCCGTATCAACATTATCGATACTCCAGGTCACGTTGACTTCACAGTTGAGGTAGAACGCTCCCTGCGTGTACTTGATGGTGCCGTAACGGTGCTGGATGCAAAAGCCGGTGTAGAGCCTCAGACAGAAACTGTTTGGCGGCAGGCTACTACATATGGAGTACCTCGTATCGTATTCTGTAACAAAATGGATGCAACAGGAGCTGACTTCCTGATGTCATGCAAAACAATCGTTGATCGTCTGGGAGCAAAATCCTGTCCGATTCAGCTGCCAATTGGTGCAGAGTCCACATTCACTGGTATCGTAGATATCATTGAAAGAAAATCTGAAATTTATACAAATGACTTAGGTACTGATATTCAAGAAGGTGATGTTCCTGAAGATCTGAAGGATCTTTGTGAGGAATACCGTTCCAAGCTGATCGATTACCTTGCAGATTATGATGAAGACTTCATGATGCAGGTATTGGAAGGTGAAGAACCAAGCGTTGAGGATATCAAACGTGTTCTGCGTATCGCAGTATGTGCTGGTGATTTCTTCCCAGTATTATGCGGTTCCGCATACAAGAATAAGGGTGTTCAGATGGTTCTGGATGCAGTTGTTGATTATCTGCCTTCTCCGCTGGATGTTCCTGCAATTAAGGGAACGCTGGAAGATGGTACGGAAGCAGAACGTCATTCCAGTGATGAAGAACCATTCGCTGCCCTGGCATTCAAAATCGCAACTGACCCGTTTGTTGGAAAGCTGTCCTTCTTCCGTGTGTACTCCGGTACAGCAACTGCAGGAAGCTATGTATTAAACTCAACAAAAGGTAAAAGAGAGCGTTTCGGTCGTATTGTACAGATGCATGCAAATGCACGTAAGGAAATCGACCAGGTATATGCCGGAGATATCGCTGCTGCCGTAGGTCTGAAGGTTACTACAACCGGAGACAGCTTATGTGCAGAGGATTCTCCAATCATTCTGGAATCCATGGAATTCCCGGAACCAGTAATCGAGCTGTCTCTGGAACCGAAAACCAAGGCTGACCAGGATAAGATGGGTCTTGCTCTTGCAAAGCTTGCAGAAGAGGATCCTACCTTCAAAACCTACACAGATCAGGAAACAGGTCAGACAATCATCGCCGGTGTCGGTGAGCTTCACCTGGACATCATCGTTGACCGTCTGCGCCGTGAATTTAAGGTAGAAGCAAACGTTGGACAGCCAATGGTTGCATACCGTGAAACAATCCGTGGAACTGCTGATTGTGAAGGTAAATACATCAAACAGTCCGGTGGACGCGGACAGTATGGTCATGTATGGATCAAATTTGAGCCTCAGGAAGAGGGAAAAGGATTTGAATTCGTGGATGCTACTGTCGGTGGAAGCGTACCTCGTGAGTATATCAAGCCTACAGAAGAAGGTCTGAGAGACGCACTTGGAAACGGTATCGTTGCAGGCTACCCTGTTATTGATATCAAAGCGACTCTGTTTGACGGTTCCTACCATGATGTCGATTCCAGTGAAATGGCGTACAAGATCGCGGCTAGTATGGCGTTAAAGGCTGCTGCTAAGAAATGTAACCCGGTAATCCTGGAGCCTATTATGATGGTGGAAGTAACTGCACCAAATGAATATCTTGGATCCGTTATGGGTGACGTTAGCTCCCGTCGTGGTGCAATCGTTGACCAGGAGGAAAGAGGTAATGCGATTATCGTTAAGGCGCACATTCCTCTGTCAGAGATGTTCGGTTACGTTACTGACCTGCGTTCCTTCACTCAGGGACGTGGAAATTACTCTATGAAATTCGACCATTATGCCGAAGTACCAAAGAGTATTGCAGAAAAAATCATTAAAAACAATAGTTCTGAAAATTAA
- the rpsG gene encoding 30S ribosomal protein S7, whose product MPRKGHVAKRDVLVDPIYNSKLVTRLINKIMIDGKRGVAQKILYNAFDIIEVKTNEKPMEVFEKALENVMPLLELKVRRVGGANYQVPVEVSAERRLTLGLRWIVNYARLRNEKTMEQRLAAEIMDAANGSGASVKKREDTHKMAEANKAFAHYRW is encoded by the coding sequence ATGCCTAGAAAAGGACATGTAGCAAAACGTGATGTATTAGTAGATCCAATTTACAACTCCAAGCTGGTTACTCGTTTAATCAACAAGATCATGATTGATGGTAAAAGAGGGGTTGCACAGAAGATTCTGTACAATGCGTTCGATATTATTGAAGTAAAAACTAACGAAAAACCAATGGAAGTTTTCGAGAAAGCTCTGGAAAACGTAATGCCATTACTGGAACTGAAGGTTCGCCGTGTTGGTGGTGCCAACTACCAGGTCCCAGTGGAAGTATCCGCTGAAAGACGTCTGACTCTTGGTCTGCGTTGGATCGTAAACTACGCTCGTTTAAGAAACGAGAAAACAATGGAGCAAAGACTTGCTGCTGAAATCATGGATGCAGCAAACGGAAGTGGTGCATCTGTTAAGAAGCGTGAGGACACTCACAAGATGGCAGAGGCAAACAAAGCATTTGCTCATTACCGCTGGTAA
- the rpsL gene encoding 30S ribosomal protein S12 yields MPTINQLIRKGREQSVKLSKSPALNRGYNSIKKRPTNLSAPQKRGVCTRVGTMTPKKPNSALRKYARVRLSNGMEVTAYIPGIGHNLQEHSVVMIRGGRVKDLPGVRYHIIRGTLDCAGVANRNQSRSLYGAKKPKEAKK; encoded by the coding sequence ATGCCAACAATTAACCAATTAATTCGTAAAGGTCGTGAACAGAGCGTGAAGCTTTCCAAGTCACCAGCTCTGAATAGAGGATATAACTCAATCAAGAAACGTCCTACAAACTTAAGTGCACCTCAGAAACGTGGAGTTTGTACTCGTGTCGGAACAATGACACCGAAGAAACCAAACTCAGCGCTGCGTAAATATGCCCGTGTTCGTCTGAGCAACGGTATGGAGGTTACTGCCTACATTCCAGGTATCGGACACAACCTGCAGGAGCATAGTGTTGTAATGATCCGTGGAGGACGTGTTAAGGATCTTCCAGGTGTTCGTTACCACATCATCCGTGGTACACTGGACTGTGCCGGAGTTGCGAACCGTAACCAGAGCCGTTCCCTGTACGGAGCTAAAAAACCAAAAGAAGCTAAGAAATAA
- a CDS encoding Cof-type HAD-IIB family hydrolase, whose translation MTYKIVFFDMDGTLYQTENDIIQESSLQAIKRLKEEGYIVCAATGRPLNQMNLILERVQFDYMVMINGGYVLDRDQSLLFENPLSRQTTQDIVDWCEEQENGLMFHFGDTSYIYDKFYPFYYFCRDHHVLNYLFYDEQRSYHKRHNAYNAVLMTKDQRSLEDFLAKHPLLRSDLIEVAQDHFCFDVFNANNDKFVGINQVLRKEGISWEECICFGDSTNDIKMLEMAGMGVAMGSASDYVKSFADMVTTSVYENGVASALNTILHLDIAYEGQK comes from the coding sequence ATGACTTATAAAATTGTGTTTTTTGATATGGATGGTACCTTGTACCAAACGGAAAACGACATTATACAGGAATCCAGTCTTCAGGCAATCAAAAGACTGAAGGAGGAGGGGTATATCGTATGTGCGGCTACCGGACGGCCGCTGAATCAAATGAATCTGATTCTGGAGCGTGTCCAGTTTGATTATATGGTGATGATCAATGGTGGCTATGTCCTGGATCGTGATCAGAGCCTGCTGTTTGAAAACCCGCTCAGCAGACAGACCACACAGGATATTGTCGACTGGTGCGAAGAGCAGGAAAACGGACTGATGTTTCATTTTGGTGATACCTCTTATATTTATGATAAATTTTATCCGTTCTATTATTTCTGCCGTGATCACCATGTATTAAATTATCTGTTCTATGACGAGCAGCGCTCCTACCATAAGCGCCATAATGCCTACAATGCAGTCCTGATGACAAAGGATCAGCGTTCTTTAGAGGACTTTCTGGCAAAGCATCCTTTGCTGCGCAGCGATCTGATCGAGGTTGCACAGGATCATTTCTGCTTTGATGTTTTCAATGCAAATAATGATAAGTTTGTCGGTATCAATCAGGTTCTCCGAAAGGAAGGCATATCCTGGGAGGAGTGCATCTGCTTCGGTGACAGCACCAATGATATAAAAATGCTGGAAATGGCAGGTATGGGAGTCGCCATGGGAAGTGCTTCCGATTATGTTAAATCCTTCGCCGATATGGTTACCACCTCAGTATATGAAAACGGTGTTGCCAGTGCACTGAATACGATACTGCATCTGGATATTGCATACGAAGGACAAAAATAA
- the brnQ gene encoding branched-chain amino acid transport system II carrier protein — protein sequence MKKLSVLQIVSVSMMLFAIFFGAGNMIFPPAMGQLAGTSYISSLAGFILTDAGIAILGVTSVVLAGSSMSDLGKLVGPRFALFLSIGVYLLIGPLFALPRTGSVSFEIALLPYISESSSTLWSLLFTAIFFGVTYYLSSNPSKIVDVVGKYLTPVLLLSILAIFIASLCASPSTGSFSFGTMLEPSAAYADIPFFKGMIEGYNALDGPAGLAFAILVITAIRGYGITDKKSIARYTILCGLGAAGFLAIVYFMLTYVGAITNTAFSNGGALLHAVTNHLFGGIGGIILGIAVLFACLTTSIGLTTSFADYFQTILPKSWTYKRIAASVCLFSFVISNIGLSQLITVSLPILIMIYPVTVVLMLLSFMKKRIGSRRMVYILAMLFTFAVSFVNGMESAGMQLGILSKWCGMLPFYDRSIGWILPAILGALLGLLPIWPVNRKAEELVL from the coding sequence ATGAAAAAACTATCTGTATTACAAATTGTATCTGTTTCCATGATGCTGTTTGCTATATTTTTTGGTGCTGGAAATATGATCTTTCCACCAGCCATGGGACAGCTTGCCGGAACCAGCTATATCAGCTCACTTGCAGGTTTTATTCTGACGGATGCTGGAATTGCCATACTGGGCGTCACTTCTGTCGTTCTTGCAGGGTCCTCAATGAGTGATCTTGGAAAGCTGGTGGGCCCCAGATTCGCCCTTTTTCTTTCGATTGGTGTATATCTGCTCATTGGCCCGCTATTTGCTTTGCCAAGAACTGGCAGTGTTTCCTTTGAAATAGCACTGCTTCCCTATATAAGCGAAAGCAGCTCTACGCTGTGGTCACTGCTGTTTACAGCAATATTTTTTGGAGTGACCTATTATCTCAGCAGCAATCCGAGCAAAATTGTCGATGTTGTCGGGAAATATCTGACACCTGTTCTTCTGCTGAGTATCCTTGCTATCTTTATCGCCTCCCTGTGTGCTTCACCATCCACTGGTTCATTCAGCTTTGGCACCATGCTGGAGCCCTCTGCGGCATATGCGGACATTCCGTTCTTTAAGGGGATGATTGAAGGGTATAATGCATTGGACGGGCCTGCCGGACTTGCCTTTGCAATCCTTGTGATTACAGCAATTCGCGGCTATGGCATAACGGATAAAAAATCCATCGCCCGCTATACCATTCTTTGCGGCCTGGGAGCTGCCGGCTTTCTTGCCATTGTATACTTCATGCTTACCTATGTCGGTGCTATAACAAATACTGCCTTTTCAAACGGCGGTGCATTACTGCATGCAGTTACCAATCATCTATTTGGCGGTATCGGCGGCATTATCCTCGGGATTGCGGTCTTATTTGCCTGTCTGACAACCTCGATCGGGCTTACTACTTCATTTGCGGATTACTTTCAGACAATTTTACCAAAGAGCTGGACATATAAACGGATTGCAGCGAGTGTCTGTCTGTTTAGCTTCGTCATATCCAACATCGGCTTGAGCCAGTTGATTACAGTTTCTTTACCTATTCTGATTATGATTTATCCTGTTACTGTTGTACTGATGCTGCTGTCTTTTATGAAAAAGCGTATAGGCTCACGCCGTATGGTATATATCCTTGCCATGCTGTTTACCTTTGCAGTGTCCTTCGTAAATGGGATGGAGAGTGCGGGCATGCAGCTAGGTATCCTTAGCAAATGGTGTGGTATGCTGCCGTTTTATGATCGAAGCATCGGCTGGATTCTACCTGCTATCCTTGGTGCGTTGCTTGGCCTGCTTCCCATATGGCCTGTTAATCGCAAAGCAGAAGAACTGGTGCTGTAA